The Mucilaginibacter sp. PAMB04168 genome contains the following window.
GCTATAAGCGTGTGAGGGCATCATAATTATTTCATTCACTTAACCTCATATAACATGAATCAAGTATCTTTGAGTAGCAGACATCATTTTGTATACGGTGATGTATATGGTTGACACTATCGTATAACTGCAAATAGTGCGTTTATTAACAGATTTAACAACATTAACGACAGTATATCGCAATCATGGCGTGCTGGAGGTCGTAGGTTCAAATCCTGCCATCCCGACTAAGAAAAGCCGTTTTAGTCTACCGAAACGGCTTTTTTATACACCTTTGTGTATAGTTTGATGTAGTTAAGGGCAAAAAACAGATTAGTTATCGCTTATAAGATATAGAGGAAAGCGTTAAAGGCAGCGTGTTTTCTGTTACCCACTTAACGCTAAGTTCGCACAACCGGGCGGTATTGCCTGATTTTTGTTTAACTTCTTTAACAAGATCTTCCACTTCCGCCAATTCAATCGAAGGCAGTTGCTTACCTTGCTTCAAGTATGCAAGTAGCGCATCGGTCATCTTTTTGTATTCTCCGTCCCAGTTTACACCGCCGTTGTCTTCTAATTCACGGGCAATCCGACCTGTAATGCGGATAACTTCACCCTGAATAGTTGCGGCATGGCCACTTGAAGGAACCAGTTGTTCCCAAAGGTCCTGATGTTGTTTTTGCCAGGTTACTGCGGTGGTAATTATCGGAGATTTACCATCGTGCAAAATACGTTTGGATACCGGTACCACATTGAACAGTCTGTATAATTCTTCTAAAGCTTCACTTACTTCAGCTACCGTATCTTGATCAAAATTGGCTCTATGAAACTCAAAAGTGCTACCTATTTTGGCAACCAGATCCTTCATCCTTGAAGTAGTTTGCACACCTGCATTCAGGTAAATTCCGGATATTTCTGCAGTTTCAACAATGTCTATATTATTACAGGTGCTGAGTGCTACTTCTAATGGTGTATATCCATCGGCATTAAGTTCATCAGCTTTCGCTCCGTGGGCTAGCAAAAGCTTTGTGTTTTCAACATTGTGAGCATCTGCAGCTGCATGGAGGGGTGTGCCTGTTGAGTTGCTTTTGTTGTTTATGTCGGCTCCTAACTTTAACAAGCTTTCTATATTGCCTGATGTGCTACGTGCTCTTGTATGAAGAGGCGTATTTCCCCAGGTATCGGTTGCTTGTAAATCGGCCCCTTGTTCAATCAGCCATTCTGCCAATTCATGAGGGCAATTATCAAAAGCTAACGCGGTTTGCTTTTCATATCCTCCATGAGCATCAACCTCGCATTGGTTAAAAATGTCTTTAAGTTCCTGCAAACTTTTTTTACTTAAAAGTTCTTCAAAATCTTTAGGCAACGTTGTTCTTTTTTTGGGCATAAGTAGTAAAGGGTATCTAAAAAAACAGCAGTTTAACCAGGCTATCAAATCTTACACCATTTAGGCGAAGATCAGAAATTATACCTGCAGAAAAACCTGTATAAAAAAAGCCGGCTAATTAGCCGGCTTTTTTGTCTTAGCAGAAGTTATTTAACCTCAACAACCGCTAGCGGATCCATATCGGTGTAAACCTGGTTTTCGCCGGCCATGCCCCAAATGAAGGCGTAGTTGCTTGTACCGCAGCCAAAGTGTACAGACCATGGCGGAGATATCACCGCGTCATGATTTTGCATCACAATATTACGGGTGGCCTGTGGCTCGCCCATAAAATGGAACAGGCGTTGGTTTTCGGGCAAATCGAAGTAAAAATATACTTCGGTGCGGCGGGTGTGTGTATGCGGCGGTACCGAGTTCCATACACTGCCGGTTTCCAGTACAGTTAAGCCCATAACCAGTTGGCAGCTGCGTATGCCATCTAGGTGAATATATTTGTAAATAGTGCGCTTGTTTGAGGTGGTAATATCGCCCAGTTGTACCGGTGCTGCTTCTTCCTTGGTCATTAAACGGTTAGGATAATTTGCATGGGCAGGGTTCGACAGCAGGTAATATACGGCAGGGTTGTTGCCATCTGTGCTTTTAAAACTTACGTCTTTAGTGCCTTTTCCCAGGTACAAGCAGCTCATTTTATCCAGTTCGTAAGTTTGTCCGTCGGCTATTACAACGCCGTTGCCTCCCACGTTAATGATGCCTATTTCGCGGCGCTCCAGAAAGTACTCGGCACGTAGTTCGGGATGATTGTCTAAGGTAACGGCGCTGTTAACCGGTTTTACACCGCCAACAATAGTGCGGTCGTAATGCGAGTAAACCGAGGTTAATTTGTCAGCTTGCATTAGGTTCTCCACTAAAAAAGCCTCTCTAAGCTCCTCGGTGGTCATGCGGCTTACCTCTTTCTTGCTATGCTCAAATCTTATTTCCATAGTTTTCAGTTGTATGTGGCCTAAGGCCGGTTTCTGTTATCAGTTGTCTGTGACCACTTGCATTAAGCCCTTATTCAGACTATTCGATGTGTTTAAAGTCCTGGTTCTTGGTGTAGGTTTACCTTCCCATCCAGCCACCGTCAACGGTAAGCAGGTGGCCGTTTACATAGCTGCCAGCATCTGATGATAAAAATACAGCCGGCCCTTTAAAGTCTTCAGACTCGCCCCAGCGTGCTGCCGGTATGCGGTCTAAAATGCTCTTGCTGCGGTCGGGATCATTACGCAGGGCCTCGGTGTTGTCGGTAGCGATATAGCCAGGTGCAATACCGTTAACGTTAATGCCTTTAGATGCCCATTCGTTAGCCAGCGCTTTAACCAGGCTGGCCAATGCACCTTTGCTGGCTGCATAACCGGGTACATTAATGCCGCCCTGAAAGCTTAATAACGAACAGGTGAATATAATTTTGCCACTACCACGCTCAATCATGTGCTTGCCTATTTCGCGGGCCAGTATAAAAGGCGCGTCGAGGTTTAAAGAAAGTACGCTGTCCCACCATTCGTCAGGATGTTCGGCTGCTGGTTTACGCATAATGGTGCCGGCATTGTTTATCAGGATATCTATCTGTGGATTCTCGGCCAGTACTTTATTCACAAAGTCGTACAAACCTTCGCGGTTGCCCAGGTTGGCCTGGTATGCCTTAAATTTGCGACCTAAAGCGGTTACTTCCTTTTCAATTTCGCTGCCTTGCAGTTCAACTGAGCCCGATACGACAATAATATCGGCACCAGCTTCGGCCAAACCAATTGCCATGCCTTTACCTATGCCTTTATTGCCGCCGGTAACCAGCGCCGTTTTACCCTGCAGATTAAACAAGTTAGATGAATTACTCATGTGTTGTTGTTGATTGTTTGATACTTTTAATTTATGCAACCGGAGGTTTTACTGCCTGACGGGCTAACAGCACCCATTGACCTTTTACTTTTTGCCAAACCAGTATAATAAGTAGTTTAGCTGTACCAGGTGCTTTGCCTTTATCATTTGTGGCACCGGTTAGGGTGTGCCGTACAATAGCTGTACTTCCAGATACTGTTATAGTTTGATCGCTAAATTCAAGGCTGGTAAAATCAGTATCGCCCGAGATGAATGAATGCAAAAACTCCTGCTTATTTTGAATCTTACCGCTCGAATGACCGAAAGTTAATTTTTCAGACGCCATTGCTGAAAGTGCTGCACTATCGGGGTTAACCATTAGCGTACGCAGCTTTTCAACAGCTTCTTCGACAGCTTTTTTGGCATTAGCTCTTGGCTGTTTTTGTGCCTTAGAAGATAGGGTAGTGGTGATCATGAGCAGAATGATAGCAAGATTAATTAGACTAAATTTCTTCATGTTAAAAGGTCTTGTATAATTATGGTTTGGTTTATTCTTTAATAGTAAAAGGTGCATTGCAAATGTAAGGTGTTCTTTTATAGATGGTATGATAAAGCCATATTTATTTCTCTACCCTGAACCAGTCAAAATCGGCATATCCACCGGTGCGTGCCTCCGGTTTGCTAATGCAAAATAATCCCATTTTAGCGCCTATCCATTTGTCGGGGGCGGCGGTAAATGTCTCACCAATGGGTTTAAAATTGATGCCGTCCTCGCTATAGCTAAAACTGCATTTGGCATCAGGGGCAATTACCTGCATGCGCAGCCAGGCTGCATTGCTGCTTATCCTTTTTTCATCAATCGTGTTCTCTCCAGCACCGTTAACCGCACCTTTGCAAGTCACCTGGCTAATTTTATAGCCTTTTTCGTCTTTGCTGATGCTTATATAGGCGTAATCGTTACCCATCATCAGCAAACCTGCTTTTTTATCTTGCCAGGCATCCTGCTCAACGGTGTATTTAACTTTGGTGGTAGCAGTAAAAGCGGGTGCAGGCAGTTTTTGCATCAATAAATTAGGCACTGGCCACAGGCTTTGCGCCCCTTTTTCGGTAGCGTAGGCAAAGAGACGCAGGTAACCTTTGCCTGGTATTTTGGCACTCCATTCTAATCGCGGATTGGCATGCCATTGCCACTGAAGTCCTAAACTGTCGGTATTAAATTCATCACTCTCTGGTGGTGTAACAATAGCATACGTTTTACCAACATTGGGCTTTTTATAAACCAATACCGGTTCGCCCTTGCCATCGCCATCAGGGTCGGCACCTATAACGGGCCAGTTGTTTACCCAGCGCATGGGTTGCAAATGTGTAATGCGGCCATAAGCGCCCTTGTCCTGAAAGTGAATGAACCACGATTCGCCGGTTTGCGTTTCCACCCAGGCCCCCTGGTGCGGGCCGTTGACAGATGATTTGCCCTGATCCATCACAATTTTTTCTTCGTAAGGGCCATATACGTTTTTAGAGCGAAGTACTAACTGCCAGCCCGTGCCTACACCACCGGCAGGTGCAAACAGATAGTAATAACCATTGCGTTTGTAAAACTTAGGGCCTTCAATAGTAGGGTGGCTTTCGTGCCCGTCAAACACATGGCGGCCATCATTAACAACCTTAGTACCTGCGCTATTCATCCTGAAAACAGTGAGCAGGCTTTTTACACCGGCACGACTACCGGCCCAGCCTATGGCCAGGTAAACTTTGCCGTCATCGTCCCAAAGTGGAGTAGGATCAATATATCCTTTGCCGGGTAATACAATTTGCGGTTTCGACCATTCACCCGCCGGGTTCTTGGTTTTAATAACGTATATACCAAAGTCAGGATCCGGATAGTAAATATAAAACTCGTTGTTATGAAAGCGGATACAAGGCGCCCAAACGCCTTTACCATGTTGTGGCTGGCTAAATACATCGGCCGGAACTTGCTTAGGCAATGCATAATTAATCAGTCGCCAGTTTACCAGATCTTTTGAGTGTAGAATGGGTAGGCCGGGCGTGCAGTTAAAGCTGGAAGCCGTCATATAGTAATCATTGCCAACCCGTATGGCATCAGGGTCCGAATAGTCGGCATACAAGATCGGGTTTTGATAGGTGCCATTGCCTTTATCGGCAACCCAGGTTTTGGATACCGGATTGGTTTGTGCCCGGGCGTTTAAGGCAATCACAAAGGCAGCAATGGCCAGAATATATATACCTGCTTTATGCATGGTGTTATAAATTTAAGGTAACTGGTTTACAATTATAAGAAATATACAGCCTTACATGGTTTTTACACTGCTTTAATACATCATTATTTGAAAGTTATGCCGAACAAAGTTTTGTATCCAAAGGTTAATCAGCTACTTTTGCGCATATAGATATATAAACGTTATGGCACATCATCATAAAGAAGAAGAAAACAACGATTCATATTTTTACATCATTGGCCTAGTAGCTGGCTTGTTCACCGGCGCTGTTGTAAACCAGGGCTTAATTTACATTCCCATTGGCGGTGTGTTGGGCTTACTTACTGCAGCCTTATTTTTAAAAGTATTGGTTAAAGGCCGTCAAAGTGCCTGATCGGCAAGACCTGCCTCCATTTATACGCAACTGGAACCAGTTTTACGGTATTGTTATCGTATGGCTGGTTCTTCTAATTTTTGTATTTTGGCTCATTACCATTAGTTTTAAATGAGCCTTACCGATTGGATTGTTTTAGCTGTTACCCTGTCTGTAATAATTACTTACGGCATTTATAAAAGCAGGGGGAGCAAAAATCTGGATCAGTACCTGGTAGGCGGCCGCTCGCTGCCGTGGTACCACATCGGTTTATCGGTTATGGCCACACAGGCCAGTGCTATTACCTTTCTTTCGGCACCTGGTCTGGCTTATTCAGACGGGATGCGCTTTGTGCAGTTTTACTTTGGTCTGCCCCTGGCCATGATTGTGCTCTGTATCACTTTCGTACCCATTTTTCATCGGTTAAAAGTTTATACCGCCTACGAGTTTCTGGAGCAGCGCTTTGATTTGAAAACCCGTGCTTTAACTGCTTTTTTGTTTTTATTGCAACGCGGCTTGTCAACAGGAATCACCATATATGCGCCCTCTATAATTTTGTCAGCTATCCTTCAAATTAATGTGGTTTATACCACACTGTTTATTGGTACGCTGGTTATTGTATATACGGTTTACGGAGGAACTAAGGCGGTGTCTTACACGCAAATGCTGCAAATGAGCATCATATTTGCCGGCATGTTTTTAGCCGGGGTGACAGTAGTAATGTTACTGCCAGATGGTGTTGGATTTAAAAACTCGCTGCAACTGGCAGGCAAACTTGGCCGCATGAACGTAATTGATTGGCATTTTGATCCTAAAAATCAGTACAGTGTTTGGAGCGGTTTAGTAGGTGGATTCTTTTTGCAGTTATCTTATTTTGGTACAGACCAAAGCCAGGTTGGGCGTTACTTAACGGGCAGTTCGGCGGGGCAAAGCCGCATTGGCTTGCTCATGAACGGCCTCATTAAAATACCGATGCAATTTCTGATACTGCTTATTGGGATACTGGTGTTTGCATTTTATCAGTTTACACAGCCGCCCATGTTTTTTAACCGTAACGAGGTTGAACAAATAAAGACCAGCCGCTACGCTGTGCAATACCAACGGCTGGAAACCCAATATGCCCAGGCATTTAAAAGTAAAAAGGAGAAGAGTGAAGCTTTGTTAAATGCTTTAGATAGCAAGGATAAAAAGGGGATAGATGCTGCCCAAAGCAGGCTGCAACAAGCCACTACCGAGGCCGATACGCTGCGAAAACAAGGAATTGCTTTAATGAAGCAAAACAATGCCCTGGCCGATGTGAATGATACCAACTACGTTTTCCTGAATTTTGTAACGCATTATTTGCCTAAAGGGTTAATCGGCTTGCTGATCGCTATTGTGTTCCTGGCCTCTATGGGATCAACGGCCAGTGCGCTTAATTCGCTGGCGTCGACCACTGTGGTTGATATTTATAAACGGGTGATTAATAAAAATGCCAGTGATAAGAGCTATGTAACCGCCTCGCGTTGGGCTACAGTTTTTTGGGGTGTTATTTGCCTAATTATGGCGCTGTACGCCGGGCAATTGGGCAACCTGCTTGAGGCGGTTAATAAACTGGGTTCGTACATTTATGGCGTTATATTGGGCGTGTTTGTGGTTGCCTTTTACCTGAAACATATTAAAGGCAGTGCCGTCTTCTTAGCAGCAATACTGGCCGAAGCCGTTGTAGTATACGTAGGGTATACTGATAAAGTAGCTTATTTATGGCTTAATGCCTTGGGCTGTATTGCATTGGTGTTAATAGCACTGGTTGTCAATCCGTTCTTAAACAAAAAGCCCGACACTCAGGCCGGGCTTTGATGTATTTCTTAAGGCAAAGAATTATCCCTTCGCTTGTTTTATAACTCCTTCGTTTAAGCGAATGTATTCATCATTCTTTTCTTCTCTTGCCAGGCGTGCACCTTCTTCAGCTGTGGCAATAGCCGCAGCCTTGTTTCCCATTTTCAATTGAATACGCGCCTTCCATAATTTGTAATAAGGGGCTTTGGGCGCTGTTTTTTCAGCTTCGGTAATCCACTCCAAGGCCTTATTTAAATCTTTACCGTTTTCGTAGTAATACTGTACAGCAGCAAAATAAGGCTTCTTTTCGCCCTTCATGGCGGTTTCAATACCGGCCATAACCCGGCTATCAATATCGGTTGCTAAATGCAAATTGATAGCAGTACGTTCCCACATTAATTGCAATTCGGCGGTGGTTGGTAAAACATTAGCAAATTGCATGGTAAAAGTTTCAACAGGTGCGGCAGTTTTGGCAGCTTTTACTTTAAAACGTAAAAAGTCGTCGGCCTGCTTATATTCATAAGCGCCCCATTGTTTAGTGGTTTTGTTCAGGATGATGGTCCACTCATTGGCATCAGGAATCGAAAAAAAGGCATATTCGCCGGCCGGCACTTTGTTGCCCTCAATCGTAACGTCATCGGTAAAGGTAATTACGGTGGCATTGTTTGCGCCGGTACGCCAAACCTTACCATATGGCTCTAATGCGCCAAATATTTTACGGCCTTTAGTATTGGGACGCGAGTAGTTTAAAGTGATCTTGCCTAAGCCAAATTCTTGTACAAGGGTTTGTGCCGAACTGGCTTGTGGCATTTTAAAGCCCTGTGCCTGGGCAGAAAAGGTGCTGCCTGCTACTATAACAGCTAAAATTAAGATGTAAATTTTTTTCATGATGATCTATAATTAGATGCACCAAAGGTATAAATAGTTACGACGAAACTTATTGACCAGAAAAAAGTAATATGCTCGGGAAGCAGTTAAAGAAAGTGAAAAATGGCTATAAATAAAAAGCCCCCCAGTCTTGCACCGGGGGACTTTCAACCTAAACCTTATCACAATTAAATTGGTAAGTTTACCAATTCATATATACTAACACAATTGTTGTACCAAAAATTGTGTTAGAACACATATTTTTACAAAATTTCTTTTCGGCTGATTTTCAAATAGAGTGAGTTAATGAAGATAG
Protein-coding sequences here:
- a CDS encoding sodium:solute symporter, which translates into the protein MSLTDWIVLAVTLSVIITYGIYKSRGSKNLDQYLVGGRSLPWYHIGLSVMATQASAITFLSAPGLAYSDGMRFVQFYFGLPLAMIVLCITFVPIFHRLKVYTAYEFLEQRFDLKTRALTAFLFLLQRGLSTGITIYAPSIILSAILQINVVYTTLFIGTLVIVYTVYGGTKAVSYTQMLQMSIIFAGMFLAGVTVVMLLPDGVGFKNSLQLAGKLGRMNVIDWHFDPKNQYSVWSGLVGGFFLQLSYFGTDQSQVGRYLTGSSAGQSRIGLLMNGLIKIPMQFLILLIGILVFAFYQFTQPPMFFNRNEVEQIKTSRYAVQYQRLETQYAQAFKSKKEKSEALLNALDSKDKKGIDAAQSRLQQATTEADTLRKQGIALMKQNNALADVNDTNYVFLNFVTHYLPKGLIGLLIAIVFLASMGSTASALNSLASTTVVDIYKRVINKNASDKSYVTASRWATVFWGVICLIMALYAGQLGNLLEAVNKLGSYIYGVILGVFVVAFYLKHIKGSAVFLAAILAEAVVVYVGYTDKVAYLWLNALGCIALVLIALVVNPFLNKKPDTQAGL
- a CDS encoding ankyrin repeat domain-containing protein → MPKKRTTLPKDFEELLSKKSLQELKDIFNQCEVDAHGGYEKQTALAFDNCPHELAEWLIEQGADLQATDTWGNTPLHTRARSTSGNIESLLKLGADINNKSNSTGTPLHAAADAHNVENTKLLLAHGAKADELNADGYTPLEVALSTCNNIDIVETAEISGIYLNAGVQTTSRMKDLVAKIGSTFEFHRANFDQDTVAEVSEALEELYRLFNVVPVSKRILHDGKSPIITTAVTWQKQHQDLWEQLVPSSGHAATIQGEVIRITGRIARELEDNGGVNWDGEYKKMTDALLAYLKQGKQLPSIELAEVEDLVKEVKQKSGNTARLCELSVKWVTENTLPLTLSSISYKR
- a CDS encoding SDR family oxidoreductase — protein: MSNSSNLFNLQGKTALVTGGNKGIGKGMAIGLAEAGADIIVVSGSVELQGSEIEKEVTALGRKFKAYQANLGNREGLYDFVNKVLAENPQIDILINNAGTIMRKPAAEHPDEWWDSVLSLNLDAPFILAREIGKHMIERGSGKIIFTCSLLSFQGGINVPGYAASKGALASLVKALANEWASKGINVNGIAPGYIATDNTEALRNDPDRSKSILDRIPAARWGESEDFKGPAVFLSSDAGSYVNGHLLTVDGGWMGR
- a CDS encoding glycoside hydrolase 43 family protein, encoding MHKAGIYILAIAAFVIALNARAQTNPVSKTWVADKGNGTYQNPILYADYSDPDAIRVGNDYYMTASSFNCTPGLPILHSKDLVNWRLINYALPKQVPADVFSQPQHGKGVWAPCIRFHNNEFYIYYPDPDFGIYVIKTKNPAGEWSKPQIVLPGKGYIDPTPLWDDDGKVYLAIGWAGSRAGVKSLLTVFRMNSAGTKVVNDGRHVFDGHESHPTIEGPKFYKRNGYYYLFAPAGGVGTGWQLVLRSKNVYGPYEEKIVMDQGKSSVNGPHQGAWVETQTGESWFIHFQDKGAYGRITHLQPMRWVNNWPVIGADPDGDGKGEPVLVYKKPNVGKTYAIVTPPESDEFNTDSLGLQWQWHANPRLEWSAKIPGKGYLRLFAYATEKGAQSLWPVPNLLMQKLPAPAFTATTKVKYTVEQDAWQDKKAGLLMMGNDYAYISISKDEKGYKISQVTCKGAVNGAGENTIDEKRISSNAAWLRMQVIAPDAKCSFSYSEDGINFKPIGETFTAAPDKWIGAKMGLFCISKPEARTGGYADFDWFRVEK
- a CDS encoding DUF2911 domain-containing protein → MKKIYILILAVIVAGSTFSAQAQGFKMPQASSAQTLVQEFGLGKITLNYSRPNTKGRKIFGALEPYGKVWRTGANNATVITFTDDVTIEGNKVPAGEYAFFSIPDANEWTIILNKTTKQWGAYEYKQADDFLRFKVKAAKTAAPVETFTMQFANVLPTTAELQLMWERTAINLHLATDIDSRVMAGIETAMKGEKKPYFAAVQYYYENGKDLNKALEWITEAEKTAPKAPYYKLWKARIQLKMGNKAAAIATAEEGARLAREEKNDEYIRLNEGVIKQAKG
- a CDS encoding nuclear transport factor 2 family protein; the encoded protein is MKKFSLINLAIILLMITTTLSSKAQKQPRANAKKAVEEAVEKLRTLMVNPDSAALSAMASEKLTFGHSSGKIQNKQEFLHSFISGDTDFTSLEFSDQTITVSGSTAIVRHTLTGATNDKGKAPGTAKLLIILVWQKVKGQWVLLARQAVKPPVA
- the kduI gene encoding 5-dehydro-4-deoxy-D-glucuronate isomerase; this encodes MEIRFEHSKKEVSRMTTEELREAFLVENLMQADKLTSVYSHYDRTIVGGVKPVNSAVTLDNHPELRAEYFLERREIGIINVGGNGVVIADGQTYELDKMSCLYLGKGTKDVSFKSTDGNNPAVYYLLSNPAHANYPNRLMTKEEAAPVQLGDITTSNKRTIYKYIHLDGIRSCQLVMGLTVLETGSVWNSVPPHTHTRRTEVYFYFDLPENQRLFHFMGEPQATRNIVMQNHDAVISPPWSVHFGCGTSNYAFIWGMAGENQVYTDMDPLAVVEVK